In Serratia liquefaciens ATCC 27592, the following are encoded in one genomic region:
- the purD gene encoding phosphoribosylamine--glycine ligase, with amino-acid sequence MNILIIGNGGREHALAWKAAQSPLADKVYVAPGNAGTALEPGLTNVDISATDIPALLAFAQSNDIGLTIVGPEAPLVIGVVDAFQAAGLKIFGPSQAAAQLEGSKAFTKDFLARHNIPSAEYQNFTEVEPALAYVRSKGAPIVIKADGLAAGKGVIVAMTLQEAEDAVQDMLAGNAFGDAGHRIVVEEFLDGEEASFIVMVDGENVVPMATSQDHKRVGDGDTGPNTGGMGAYSPAPVVTDEIHQRAMDQVIWPTVRGMAAEGNTYVGFLYAGLMISADGQPKVIEFNCRFGDPETQPIMLRLRSDLVELCLAGAEGKLDEKTSEWDERPALGVVLAAGGYPGDYNNGEVIQGLPQQESADGKVFHAGTRMQGNDVVTSGGRVLCVTALGETVAQAQQRAYQLAEGIQWPGSFCRKDIGYRAIARGK; translated from the coding sequence ATGAACATTTTAATTATCGGCAACGGCGGACGCGAACACGCGCTGGCCTGGAAAGCAGCCCAATCACCGCTGGCGGACAAAGTTTACGTAGCACCGGGCAATGCCGGTACCGCGCTGGAACCAGGTCTTACGAACGTCGATATCTCCGCTACCGATATTCCGGCCCTGCTCGCTTTTGCCCAGAGCAACGATATCGGCCTCACCATTGTTGGGCCGGAAGCGCCGCTGGTGATTGGCGTGGTTGACGCCTTCCAGGCCGCCGGTCTGAAAATCTTTGGTCCCTCTCAGGCCGCAGCTCAGTTAGAAGGCTCTAAAGCCTTCACCAAAGATTTCCTGGCGCGCCACAATATCCCAAGCGCCGAGTACCAAAACTTTACCGAAGTCGAACCGGCGCTGGCCTATGTTCGCAGTAAAGGTGCACCGATCGTCATCAAGGCCGACGGCCTGGCTGCCGGTAAAGGCGTGATTGTTGCCATGACGCTGCAGGAAGCGGAAGACGCCGTGCAAGACATGCTGGCAGGTAACGCTTTCGGCGATGCAGGCCACCGCATCGTGGTGGAAGAATTCCTGGATGGGGAAGAAGCCAGCTTTATCGTTATGGTAGACGGAGAAAACGTAGTGCCGATGGCCACCAGCCAGGATCACAAACGCGTCGGCGATGGCGACACCGGCCCGAACACCGGCGGTATGGGAGCTTATTCCCCGGCGCCAGTGGTGACCGATGAAATCCACCAACGCGCGATGGACCAGGTTATCTGGCCAACCGTGCGTGGCATGGCGGCGGAAGGTAACACCTATGTCGGCTTCCTTTATGCCGGACTGATGATCTCTGCGGACGGTCAACCGAAAGTCATTGAATTCAACTGCCGCTTTGGCGATCCGGAAACACAGCCGATCATGCTGCGTCTGCGCTCTGATCTGGTTGAACTGTGCCTGGCCGGTGCGGAAGGCAAGCTGGATGAGAAAACGTCTGAATGGGATGAACGTCCTGCGTTAGGCGTGGTACTGGCAGCCGGCGGTTATCCGGGTGACTATAACAACGGTGAGGTCATTCAGGGTCTGCCGCAGCAAGAAAGCGCCGACGGCAAGGTATTCCATGCCGGCACCCGCATGCAGGGTAACGACGTGGTGACCAGCGGTGGCCGCGTTCTGTGCGTTACCGCACTGGGTGAAACGGTGGCTCAGGCGCAACAACGCGCTTACCAATTGGCGGAAGGCATTCAGTGGCCAGGCAGCTTCTGCCGTAAGGACATTGGCTATCGTGCGATTGCACGCGGCAAATGA
- a CDS encoding DUF1481 domain-containing protein, with translation MVIGLAGVLSACSSHSDPPAFSASGFVADQGVIRLWRKDDDRHRPQVLMSVYSPYRGPGTVTTLYEYQNGELRQIKRTDADGDRDSIQLRFTDDGEVSFMQRQLATRREQLTADEIALYQYQARRVLEVSNALRAGNVKLLQGRWQQGTVQTCDGQTLKPGLDGSAEAWIERRARNSSQPVNIAWLDAPEGRELLLVANDDFCRWEPKEDQL, from the coding sequence ATGGTCATCGGCCTTGCCGGTGTCCTGAGTGCCTGCAGCAGTCATTCAGATCCCCCTGCCTTTAGTGCCAGCGGCTTTGTGGCCGACCAGGGCGTTATTCGCCTGTGGCGCAAAGACGACGATCGGCATCGCCCACAGGTGCTGATGAGTGTCTACAGTCCTTATCGCGGTCCGGGCACCGTCACCACGCTGTACGAATACCAAAACGGCGAACTGCGCCAGATTAAACGCACCGATGCCGATGGCGATCGTGACTCTATTCAACTTCGCTTCACCGATGACGGCGAAGTAAGCTTTATGCAGCGTCAACTGGCCACGCGGCGTGAACAACTGACCGCCGATGAAATCGCGCTGTACCAATACCAGGCGCGTCGAGTGCTTGAAGTGAGTAATGCGCTGCGTGCCGGCAATGTGAAACTGCTGCAGGGGCGTTGGCAACAGGGCACGGTGCAAACCTGCGATGGTCAAACGTTGAAACCAGGGCTGGACGGCAGTGCCGAAGCCTGGATTGAGCGCCGCGCCCGCAACAGCAGCCAACCGGTGAATATTGCCTGGTTGGATGCGCCAGAAGGGCGTGAACTGCTGCTGGTGGCAAATGACGATTTTTGCCGCTGGGAACCGAAAGAAGATCAGCTATAA
- the hupA gene encoding nucleoid-associated protein HU-alpha, with protein sequence MNKTQLIDVIADKADLSKAQAKLALESTLAAITESLKEGDAVQLVGFGTFKVNHRNERTGRNPQTGKEIKIAAANVPAFVSGKALKDAVK encoded by the coding sequence ATGAACAAGACTCAACTGATTGATGTAATCGCGGACAAGGCTGACCTTTCCAAAGCACAAGCTAAACTGGCTCTGGAATCCACCCTGGCTGCTATTACTGAGTCTCTGAAAGAAGGTGATGCAGTACAATTGGTTGGTTTCGGTACTTTCAAGGTCAACCACCGCAACGAGCGCACTGGTCGCAACCCGCAGACTGGTAAAGAAATCAAAATCGCAGCTGCTAACGTGCCTGCGTTCGTTTCTGGTAAAGCACTGAAAGACGCGGTTAAGTAA
- a CDS encoding YjaG family protein has protein sequence MLRNPIHLRLEKLESWQHLTFMASLCERMYPNYQMFCLQTEFGDPAIYRRILDLVWETLVVKDAKVNFDSQLEKLEEAIPSAEDYDLYGVYPAIDACIALGELIHSRLSGETLEHAIAISETSIRTVAMLEMTQAGKEMTDDELKVLPAVEEEWDIQWEIFRLLADCEERDLELIKGLRSDLREAAVSNIGINLTQ, from the coding sequence ATGCTACGTAACCCGATCCATTTACGTCTGGAAAAGCTTGAAAGCTGGCAACATTTGACCTTTATGGCCAGTTTGTGCGAGCGTATGTATCCGAATTACCAGATGTTCTGCCTGCAAACCGAGTTTGGCGATCCGGCGATTTACCGCCGCATTCTGGATTTGGTGTGGGAAACGCTGGTGGTCAAGGACGCCAAGGTCAACTTTGACAGCCAGCTGGAGAAGTTGGAAGAGGCGATACCTTCGGCAGAAGATTACGATCTTTACGGCGTTTACCCGGCTATTGACGCCTGTATCGCATTAGGGGAACTGATCCATTCGCGACTCAGCGGGGAGACGCTAGAGCACGCCATCGCCATTAGCGAAACGTCAATTCGCACCGTGGCGATGTTGGAAATGACTCAGGCCGGTAAAGAAATGACCGACGATGAGCTCAAGGTTTTGCCTGCGGTAGAGGAAGAATGGGACATCCAATGGGAAATTTTCCGCCTGTTGGCTGACTGCGAGGAACGCGATTTAGAGCTGATCAAAGGCTTGCGTTCTGACCTCCGCGAGGCCGCGGTGAGTAATATCGGGATAAATTTAACGCAATAA